A genomic region of Noviherbaspirillum sp. L7-7A contains the following coding sequences:
- a CDS encoding CheR family methyltransferase: MKTSRVQQRAEGLKEFEFTARDFERVRSLIYKQAGIALAPGKQEMVYSRLARRLRSIGMHSFEHYLDMLEHDRASAEWESFTNALTTNLTSFFREEHHFPILAEHVRNRRDVKVWCSAASTGEEPYSIAMTLCEAYGTLTPPAEILATDIDTNVLATAEAGVYPIERVERLSPERLRRFFQRGTGAQAGLVRVRPELRKLITFRQINLLDDSYPIKSAFDVVFCRNVMIYFDKPTQGRILSRFAPLMKPDGLLFAGHSENFLYVSDAFKLRAKTVYQLASARTL; this comes from the coding sequence ATGAAAACAAGCCGGGTGCAGCAACGTGCCGAAGGCTTGAAGGAATTCGAATTCACCGCTCGGGATTTCGAACGGGTTCGTTCGCTGATCTACAAGCAGGCCGGCATCGCGCTCGCGCCGGGCAAGCAGGAAATGGTCTACAGCCGCCTGGCACGCCGGCTGCGCTCGATCGGCATGCATTCCTTCGAACATTATCTGGACATGCTGGAGCACGACCGCGCCAGCGCCGAGTGGGAGTCGTTTACCAATGCGCTGACCACCAACCTGACCTCGTTTTTCCGGGAAGAGCATCATTTCCCTATCCTGGCCGAGCATGTGCGCAACCGGCGCGACGTCAAGGTCTGGTGCTCGGCCGCGTCCACCGGCGAGGAGCCGTACTCCATTGCAATGACGCTGTGCGAAGCCTACGGCACGCTGACGCCGCCTGCGGAGATCCTGGCCACCGACATCGATACCAATGTGCTGGCCACGGCTGAAGCCGGCGTCTATCCGATAGAGCGGGTGGAGCGGCTCTCGCCGGAGCGGCTGCGCCGCTTCTTCCAGCGCGGCACCGGCGCCCAGGCCGGCCTGGTGCGGGTGCGGCCCGAACTGCGCAAGCTGATCACCTTCCGCCAGATCAACCTGCTGGACGACAGCTATCCGATCAAGTCGGCCTTCGACGTGGTCTTCTGCCGCAATGTGATGATCTATTTCGACAAACCGACCCAGGGCCGCATCCTGTCGCGCTTTGCGCCGCTGATGAAGCCCGACGGCCTGCTGTTTGCCGGCCACTCGGAAAATTTCCTGTATGTCAGCGACGCATTCAAGCTGCGCGCCAAGACGGTTTATCAGCTGGCTTCGGCTCGCACACTCTGA